DNA from Acidobacteriota bacterium:
CCGCCTGCGGGCGGAGCTTGCAAAAATTGACCTGGGGCCTTATGAATTCACGCAAAGCCGCGTGGTGCGGGGAGGGCTGGCTGGCAATCGTGTGGATATCGTGACGCCTGGCAAGCAGCCGCACCGCCATCTGAGCCACATTGAGAAACTGATTGGGGCTGCAGCAATTGGCGACGCCGTAAAGCAGAAGTCGCTTCAGGTTTTCCGGCGGCTGGGCGAGGCGGAGGCGAAGCTCCATAACCAGCCGGTTGAAAAGATCCACTTTCACGAAGTCGGGGCGGTGGACGCCATCCTCGACATCGTGGGCGTTTGCTTGGGGCTCGCCATGCTGGGAAACCCGGAACTGGTCTGCTCGCCTCTGAACGTGGGGGGCGGACGGGTCGAGGCGGCGCACGGCACATTGCCAGTTCCTGCCCCTGCCACGGCGGAGCTTCTGAAGCAAATTCCGGTTTACTCTTCGGGTGTTGAAAGCGAACTCGTCACGCCAACGGGCGCAGCGCTGGTTGCAACGCTGGCAAAGGGTTTCGGGCCTGTTCCGGCCATGAAAGTGGAGTGCATCGGTTATGGCGCGGGCACAAGAGATTTCCCCGCGCACCCCAACATTGTGCGTCTGATGCTGGGCGAGAAAGCTGAGAGCGCCGGAATCGTACCGGGCCGAACGGGCGATGAAACGGTCCTGGTGATTGAGGCCAACATCGACGATATGAATCCGCAGCTCTACGGCTATTTTGCGGAAAAGGCGCTTGCCGCCGGGGCGCTCGACGTGACGTGCACGCCAGTCCAGATGAAGAAGAACCGGCCGGGCCTGTTGGTCAGCATTCTTGCGAAGCCGGAACTCGAAAACGCGCTTTCCCGGCTGCTGTTTGCTGAAACCACCACGATCGGCTTGCGCATTTGCGAAGCACGCCGCAAGGTGCTGGACCGCGAAGAGGTGAAAGTTGAAACTGCGTATGGTGCAGTGAGGATGAAAGTGGCGCGGCTGGCAGGCAAGATTGTGAACGCGGCCCCGGAATTCGAAGATTGCAGGCGCCTGGCCGATGAGAAGTCCGTGCCGCTGAAGGAAGTGATGCAGGCGGCGCAGGCGGCCTGGTTGAAATTGAAAGATTGAATGGTTGATTCATTGATTCAATGAATTAAGCAGCAAATCAGGCAATGAGCAAATTTTATTTAACCACTCCGATCTACTACCCCAACGCCCGGCCGCACGTGGGCTCAGCTTACACGACTATCGTTTGTGATGTGATCGCCCGTTACAAGCGCATGTGCGGCTATGACGTCGCATTTCTAACTGGCACTGATGAGCATGGTGAAAAACTTCGCCGAGCGGCCGAAGAAGGCGGGAAGTCGCCCGCCGAATTCGTCGCTGAGAAGCGCAAGTTGTTTACGTCGCTTTGGCAATCGCTCGGAATTCCGCAATACAGCCAGGAAAACCCCGCAGGATATCGTTTTGTCCACACCTCGCAGAACCCTGAACACGTCAAGTCCGTTCACTGGATGTTACGCCGGGCCAGTGAAGCTGGATGCATTGAAAAGAAGAAATATGAAGGCCGCTACTGTATCTTCGACGAGCGCTACGTTTCTGACGGTACTGATCCGGTCAACTGCGACATCTGTGGTCGCCCTGCGGAACTGATCAGCGAGGAAAATTATTTTTTCAAGCTCCATGACTTTGAGAAACGTCTGCTGGACCTCTATGAAAGGCAACCAGGCTTCGTTCAGCCCGACTATCGGATGAATGAAGTAAAGAGCTTCGTCAAGGGAGGCCTGCGCGACATTTCCATCAGCCGTAAGAGGCTTAAGTGGGGCATTCCCTGGCCTGACGATCCCGAGCAGGTGGTGTACGTCTGGTACGACGCACTCACAAGTTATTTGACCGGCATCGGTTTCCGGGGGTTGGACGAGATCGGCCCAGATTCGGATTTTCAAAAATATTGGATGGCCGATGATGCCGCAGTCGTCCACATGATCGGCAAAGACATCATTCGCTTTCACGCCATTTACTGGCCGGCGTTCCTGATGGCTGCCGGTTTGCCGCTGCCCAAAACAATCTTCGCGCACGGCTGGATCTATTACGAGCAGGACAAGATGTCGAAATCGAAAGGCAACGTGGTTTACCCTGAGCCGATCGTGGACGCGCTCGATTCCTTCGGCGCGCCCGGCAATGACGCCTTGCGCTACTACCTGCTGCGCGATACGCCCTTCGGCCAGGACGCCAGCTTTTCGTACGACGGGCTGGTGCAGCGCTATAACTCGGATTTGGCGAACGGCCTCGGCAATCTGGCAAGCCGCACGCTGGCGATGGTTCTGAAATATTGCGACGGCACGGTTCCTGACTTCTCAGATTTCAAGAAAAAGGGAGGTCCAGGCTGGGACGAAGGGTTGAGGTGGGACAACTTTGCTCGCGATGTTTCTAAACACTACGACACATTCAATCTCTCATCCGCGCTTGAAAAAATCGGAGAGGTGATCTCTCATTATGGTGACCAGTTCCTTACGTTTCACCAGCCATGGAAAAAGGCCGACAATCCGGAGAATAGATACCTCATCGATGGTGTGTTGTATATAGCGCTCGAAGCGGTGCGAGCCGCCACCGTGCTCGCTCATCCCGTAATTCCTGACGCAACTCAGAAAATCTGGAATCAACTCGGCTGCGAGGGGTATCTCGGTAAGCTTGAAAATCAGCGTATCGATCAACTCAAGTGGGGCGAACTCAAGCCCTGTTCCAAGGTCAGCAAGCCTGAACCCATTTTCCCCCGTCTTGACAAGGCCGAGGCTGTAGCCAGGCTGCAAGAGTTTGCCGAGGCGGACCGCAAAGGACATCAGGCGGCGCCTGTAAAGGAGAAAACTGTGGAAACGCCATCAGGAGAAAAACCAGCTATCACGGAACAGGCTCCGGCCGAGGCGGCAGTCGCACCCGCCGCCACGCCTGCGAGCGAGAAGATATCGATTGAAGATTTTGCCAAAGTGGAGATGCGTGTGGGTGAAATCATCTCTGCCGAGCCCATCCCAAAAGCAGACAAGTTGTTGAAACTTCAAGTGGATATTGGCACGGAGGTGCGCCAGGTGTGCGCGGGCATCGCAGAGCATTACCAGCCCGAACAACTGGTGGGCATGAAGGTTATCCTTGTAACGAACCTGCAGCCGCGCAAGCTTCGCGGCGTGGAATCGAACGGCATGATTGTGGCCGCCTCCGTGGGTGAGCGAGGCCGTCCGGTGCTGGCCACTTTCAAAGAAGACGTTCCCAAGGGGGCGAAGCTTAGATAATTTGTGACTGGTGATTGCGCGATTGACCACCTGACCTGAGTGTTGGAAATTTCCACTTGCTGGATGGCGCATCAGCGACCCAACAAATCACCAATTCACCCAATTGCCAATGGATCAATTCTTTGTTGATTCACATTGCCATCTTGACGATGCGCGATTCGATGTTGACCGGGAGGAAGTGATCGAACGGGCGCATGGAGCAGGCGTCCGTTACCTTTTGACGGTGAGCGGCAGCAGCGGCCCGGACCAGCTTGCTTCCGGGGTTCCCATTGCCGCGCGTTACGACTGGATATACACAACGGCTGGCATCCATCCGCATGAAGCGAAAGGCGCAGAAGAAAGGCATTTTGAAATGCTGCGCCGGGCAGCCGATGAAGAGAAAGTGGTTGCCATCGGCGAGATTGGGCTTGATTATTTCTATGACCATTCGCCGCGCGAAACCCAGCAGCAGGTTCTGGTTCGGCAGTTGCAAATTGCCCGCGAGGCCGAGCTGCCGGTAGTCATCCATTGCCGTGACGCCTGGCGTGATCTCGGTGAAATTATTGCCCGGCACTGGGCTGGTTCTGGCCTCGGCGGCATTCTCCATTGCTTTACGGGAAGCCGTGAGGAAGCTTTCAAATTTCTCGACTGGGGTTTTATGATTTCCTTCGCCGGCAACGTGACCTTCAGCAAGGCGGAGGACTTGCGGGCGGTGGCGCGGGAGGTGCCTCTCGACCGCCTGCTGACTGAAACGGACAGCCCTTATCTCACTCCAGTGCCGAACCGTGGCAAGCGGAATGAACCGGTTTTTGTCCTCGATGTGGCGTGGCAGTTGGCGGAACTTCGCGGCATGAGCCAGGGGGAGATGGGAGCTCTGGCAGGGCGTAATTTCGTGAAATTTCTAGGGCTTGGGTGACGGTCCCAGGGTAGGCCGAAGGGGATCGGGCTCGACGAGATACTTTCCTTCGGCGGGCTTTTGTGGGACGATGTCAAGTCTACGCATCATCACCAGCGGCTTGACGCCCGGTGGGGCCCGTTTTTGTAAAGGATGAAGGTGGCAGCAGACAATCAACGCTTAGTAACGCCAAGACCTCTGACCGTCAAAGAAGTCTTTGACCTGGTGCGGGAAGACCTTGAGAAGGTGGAAAAGGAGTTCTGCCACCAGACGGTCTCCAGCATCGAGGCCATTACCGAGATCGGCCAGTATCTGCAGGTGAGCGGTGGAAAGCGGTTGAGGCCTGTCCTGGTGCTGCTGGCCAGCAAGCTGTTTGGTTTTGAAGGCGACCCCGCCATTCGTATGGGTGCTGCCTATGAGATGATCCATAGCGCCACGCTTGTCCACGACGATGTTATTGACAGGGCAGAAACCCGCCGCGGCCAGCCCTCCATCAATTCCCGCTGGGGCAATCACATGAGCGTGCTGGCTGGTGACTGGCTCTACATGCAGGCATTCAGCATCGCCCTGGCCGAGCGAAACTTTAAGATTCTCGACCTGCTGATCGGGCTCACCCAGGTGATGGTGGAAGGGGAGCTGCTCCAGCTGGCTTACCTCCGCAAGACGGATTTGACGGAGCACGACTACTTTGAGCTGACTTATCGCAAGACCGCCTGCCTGTTCTCAGCCTGCCTGCGAACGGGCGCCCTGCTTGCCGACCGGCCGGAGGAAGAGGAGAACCTCCTGGCCTCCTACGGCATAAACCTTGGCCTGGCTTTCCAGTTGATCGATGACGTTCTCGACTTCACGTCTTCTGAAAAGAAACTCGGAAAGCCCGTCGGCAATGACCTGCGTGAAGGCAAAGTGACCCTTCCACTCATTTATCTTCTGCAGATGTGCCCTCCAGCGGACGCAAAGAAGATTTCCCGCATTTTTGATGAGGGTGGATTTGAAAATGTGGCGTTTGCGGAAGTCCTGGAAATGGTGGAGCATTATGGTGCCCTGGACGCGGCCCGGAAGAAGGCAAGGGAATTTGCCGACGAGGCCAAACGTTGCCTTCGCGTCTTCCCGGATTCCATTTATAAAGACGCATTGGCTTACCTGCCAGATTTTATCATTGCGCGAGAATCCTGACCTTTTCCGGTTTCTTCGATGCCGCATGAAGTTCCCCGTGAAATTGAGATCAAGCTGAAAGTCGAAGACCCGCGCGCGCTGAGAAAAAAACTCAAAGAATGCGGCTTCGTAGTGGTTGAGCGGCGACACTTCGAGAGCAACCTTGTTTTTGATTTCCGAAACTCTCGCCTGCGAAACTCCTGTTCAATGCTGCGCCTGCGGAATAAAGCGAACCGCCATATCCTGACCTTCAAAGGGCCGCCGCAGCCCTCCGATTCGTATAAAATCCGACCCGAAATTGAGATGGAAATCCCTGACAGCGAAGCTTTGCAGCAGGTCCTGAAAGCCCTGGGTTTGCGTTCTACCTTCCGCTACGAGAAATACCGCACCACCTACGCTGAGAAAGGCCGGCGCAAGGCGGCAGGCTCGCCGTTGCTTGTCTTTGATGAAACACCTATCGGCCCTTACATTGAGCTGGAGGGCCCCTCAGGATGGATTGACCGGAAGGCCTTGCGGCTGGGATACCGGAAAGCGGATTACATCAAAGCGACCTACGGAGATCTATACAAAAAACAATGCCTAAGGAAAGGCATCAAACCGAAAGATATGGTATTCTCCAGCAGTAAATCTTGATTGGGTTCTTGCGCAGGTTACGCTATAATTGTATTGTATTCTCCATGTCCGCATGCGTACCAGAAGGAGTTTGATATGGAAGGTTTGCTTCAACCAACCCATTTGTTTTTTATCCTGCTGATCGTTCTGATCATCTTCGGGCCCGGAAAGTTGCCTGATCTTGGTCGGGGTTTGGGCAAAGGTATTAGAGAATTCAAGGACGCCGTTAAAGGCGGGATAGATAAGGCAACGGATAAAGCCGAAGAAGAAAAGAAAGCGTGACTGTATTCTCTCCTCCTGGTGGATGCCGCTCAACACCTGCGGTAGACTTCAAGGCCGTCCCCAATATAGCAAGGGTTCTGGAGTGAGGCTTTCCCGTCCCATTGCGGGGCTGGGCGCAGTGGTTTGCGGTCGGCAAAGGCGTTTGCCACGGACCGTTGATTTCTGCTGCGCGGTCCGGTTTTGGTAGTGAGTGGCTCAAGTTGGTTTCTGTTTTCTGTGGCACGATCATCCTGGCCGTGTCTTTTGAGCGCAGCAGGGGGGAGGCCGCCCGTCCCACAATTCAAAATGGGCCACTACCCCAGCTCTCGCCAGGTTGGCTGAAAATTTTGGGCTGTGCTATATATTTAGATTTTTGGCCGAAAGCAGTTCAGGCTTGGTTTCTCCATTCCTCGGTAGCTCAATGGTAGAGCATTCGGCTGTTAACCGAAGGGTTGCAGGTTCGAGTCCTGCCCGAGGAGCCAACCTTTTCAATTAGTTACCTCAAAAATCTTTATCCTGCTTCAAGTTTGATCATCCTTCCCATAATCCGGTCTGGTCGGTAGTCACCGTCGTCGTCTCCAGGTTGTTTGTGTGCAGGATTTGCGTTGGTGAGCCATACTGCACCAGGGTACGCCCTCCCATCAGAACATCCTGATCGAACCAGGTTGCTCCGCCCGCGCTGTGGAGCCCCAATTCCTCACCATCGTCCTATTCCTAGATGCGCTGCCTGCCAATCCAGTGCCCTCGAGATCGCAGAGACCCAAACCGCCTCTGCGCCAGCCCCCGACACCATCCGGTCCTCGGCGTCCCCCTGGTAGGTGTGCGTCCCATCACCCGTCATGTTGCCCGCCGAGTCGTAACTTGCCATTCCAGCGCCGCCTACATTCCAAAAAGCGGAACGTAGGCGCGACCCGCCGGATTTGATGAAAACCCGCAGACGGTTGAGCGCTTGCGCTCGTTTGACGCACGAGACAAACACATCCCAGAAAAAGCAAGATTGGGCCGATTACTTTAAGAATCCGCATCTTAGCATCCATGGTTGTAACCGAAGAGACGGTTTGAGACGCGGCTGGCGCAGACGCTTGCCTCATAGGGTCTGCGGTCTCGCGAAGCAAGAGGCATTTGGTTGTTTTCATTCCCCCCGCTCCATTGTGATCAGAGAGGTGTCCTCCAGAAAATAAAACCTTCAGCTTGCCCACGGCCACTCGCTACAATCCCGGCACGGTTATGACCCCGCATCATTTTAACCCCGCTCAGCTTCGCTGATCGCAGACATCAAAATTCGACGTCTGCGCCAGCCCCGTATTCGTCCCCAGGTTGTTGGTGTGCAGAACTTGCGTTGCCGAGCCGTACTGCACCAGGGTACGACCGCCCATCGGAACGTCCTTGCCAAACCAGGCGGCCGTGCCCGCGCTGTAGAGGCCCAATTCCTCGCCGTTCTGGCTGAACAGGTAATCGAACGTCCAGGAGCCGTTCGTCAGAAAGCGCTCCACGCGCTGGCCCAGAGAGTTGTACTTCAGAGTTGCCGTCGATCCCGAGTCCACTGACACCATCCGGTCCTCAGCGTCCCACTGATAGGTGTGCGTCCCGTCACCCGTCATGTTCCCTGCCGAGTCGTAACTGGCATTCAGGCTGCCTATTTGGGAGACGCGGTTGGTCGAGGCGCTGAACGTTACCTGCGGGCAGTACCCTGACCCGCCCAGCATGCAGGTCATGTTGCCGAATTGCCCGTTCGAGGTGTCCGTGGTGAAGATGTAGCTCTGCGTCCAGAGCGTGTTCGAGCTCAAGTCTTTCGCCGTGGCGCTGGCAAGCCGATTTACCCCGTCAAACGTGTAGGCAACCGAGTGCTGCAGCGAGGTGTTGGCCGCGTCCTGGTAAAGATAGCCCATCACGTTCCCATTGTTGCCTGTCGCCGCCTGGCTGGGAGTCGCCGTGCAGGCGGTCGGGTTCGCCACGCCAGCGTAGTAATTATAAACCAGGCAGTAGTTCGCGGCGTTGTTGCTGGATGTCCCTAATTGAATCCGCACCGGCTGGAGGCGGTTGTTGTAATCATAAGTCTCCTGCCTTTGCACGCACCCCGTCCCCGCACAGCCGTTGGTGAGAGTGGCCAGCGCACCCCATGAAGCTCAGAGAAGACTGGTGAGAAGTTTTCCCGCGACCATGACGGCTGCCCCCACTGCGCCCGATTCTCCGCCGAGCCGCGAAAGGGTGACTGTCAGATTCCTGACGGATCGGTGAAACGTGCGGCTGCGGAGCGAGGCGAACAGCGGTTTCAGGATCAGCGCTTTTGCAGCCCGTGGCACCTCGCCTCCCAGAATGATGGCTTCAGGGTTCAGCAAATTGACAATGGTGGCCACACCCGTACCCAAATGTGATCCAGCTTCCCACAGTACTGTATGAGCAAACTGGTCGCGGCTCCTTGCGGCTTCGACAATAGCTTCGATGGAAAGTTGATCGGGTTGCGGCCCAACCGCCCCAGCCAGGATCGAATGAACGCCTTGCTGCAGTCCGTTCCTGATTCGGTTAATAATGGCCCCGCCG
Protein-coding regions in this window:
- the larC gene encoding nickel pincer cofactor biosynthesis protein LarC, giving the protein MNLAYLDCSSGISGDMFLAALLDAGVELVRLRAELAKIDLGPYEFTQSRVVRGGLAGNRVDIVTPGKQPHRHLSHIEKLIGAAAIGDAVKQKSLQVFRRLGEAEAKLHNQPVEKIHFHEVGAVDAILDIVGVCLGLAMLGNPELVCSPLNVGGGRVEAAHGTLPVPAPATAELLKQIPVYSSGVESELVTPTGAALVATLAKGFGPVPAMKVECIGYGAGTRDFPAHPNIVRLMLGEKAESAGIVPGRTGDETVLVIEANIDDMNPQLYGYFAEKALAAGALDVTCTPVQMKKNRPGLLVSILAKPELENALSRLLFAETTTIGLRICEARRKVLDREEVKVETAYGAVRMKVARLAGKIVNAAPEFEDCRRLADEKSVPLKEVMQAAQAAWLKLKD
- a CDS encoding TatD family deoxyribonuclease, whose protein sequence is MDQFFVDSHCHLDDARFDVDREEVIERAHGAGVRYLLTVSGSSGPDQLASGVPIAARYDWIYTTAGIHPHEAKGAEERHFEMLRRAADEEKVVAIGEIGLDYFYDHSPRETQQQVLVRQLQIAREAELPVVIHCRDAWRDLGEIIARHWAGSGLGGILHCFTGSREEAFKFLDWGFMISFAGNVTFSKAEDLRAVAREVPLDRLLTETDSPYLTPVPNRGKRNEPVFVLDVAWQLAELRGMSQGEMGALAGRNFVKFLGLG
- a CDS encoding polyprenyl synthetase family protein, yielding MKVAADNQRLVTPRPLTVKEVFDLVREDLEKVEKEFCHQTVSSIEAITEIGQYLQVSGGKRLRPVLVLLASKLFGFEGDPAIRMGAAYEMIHSATLVHDDVIDRAETRRGQPSINSRWGNHMSVLAGDWLYMQAFSIALAERNFKILDLLIGLTQVMVEGELLQLAYLRKTDLTEHDYFELTYRKTACLFSACLRTGALLADRPEEEENLLASYGINLGLAFQLIDDVLDFTSSEKKLGKPVGNDLREGKVTLPLIYLLQMCPPADAKKISRIFDEGGFENVAFAEVLEMVEHYGALDAARKKAREFADEAKRCLRVFPDSIYKDALAYLPDFIIARES
- the metG gene encoding methionine--tRNA ligase; the protein is MSKFYLTTPIYYPNARPHVGSAYTTIVCDVIARYKRMCGYDVAFLTGTDEHGEKLRRAAEEGGKSPAEFVAEKRKLFTSLWQSLGIPQYSQENPAGYRFVHTSQNPEHVKSVHWMLRRASEAGCIEKKKYEGRYCIFDERYVSDGTDPVNCDICGRPAELISEENYFFKLHDFEKRLLDLYERQPGFVQPDYRMNEVKSFVKGGLRDISISRKRLKWGIPWPDDPEQVVYVWYDALTSYLTGIGFRGLDEIGPDSDFQKYWMADDAAVVHMIGKDIIRFHAIYWPAFLMAAGLPLPKTIFAHGWIYYEQDKMSKSKGNVVYPEPIVDALDSFGAPGNDALRYYLLRDTPFGQDASFSYDGLVQRYNSDLANGLGNLASRTLAMVLKYCDGTVPDFSDFKKKGGPGWDEGLRWDNFARDVSKHYDTFNLSSALEKIGEVISHYGDQFLTFHQPWKKADNPENRYLIDGVLYIALEAVRAATVLAHPVIPDATQKIWNQLGCEGYLGKLENQRIDQLKWGELKPCSKVSKPEPIFPRLDKAEAVARLQEFAEADRKGHQAAPVKEKTVETPSGEKPAITEQAPAEAAVAPAATPASEKISIEDFAKVEMRVGEIISAEPIPKADKLLKLQVDIGTEVRQVCAGIAEHYQPEQLVGMKVILVTNLQPRKLRGVESNGMIVAASVGERGRPVLATFKEDVPKGAKLR
- a CDS encoding twin-arginine translocase TatA/TatE family subunit, encoding MEGLLQPTHLFFILLIVLIIFGPGKLPDLGRGLGKGIREFKDAVKGGIDKATDKAEEEKKA
- the cyaB gene encoding class IV adenylate cyclase, giving the protein MPHEVPREIEIKLKVEDPRALRKKLKECGFVVVERRHFESNLVFDFRNSRLRNSCSMLRLRNKANRHILTFKGPPQPSDSYKIRPEIEMEIPDSEALQQVLKALGLRSTFRYEKYRTTYAEKGRRKAAGSPLLVFDETPIGPYIELEGPSGWIDRKALRLGYRKADYIKATYGDLYKKQCLRKGIKPKDMVFSSSKS